The proteins below come from a single Tissierella sp. MB52-C2 genomic window:
- a CDS encoding GNAT family N-acetyltransferase — protein sequence MEYRIAGTEDFMQLSQMRWDFKTENKEISNSINKDIFLEECYKFFKSGLAERNWTHWIVLDNNIIVSHISINHIRKIPKPNRIIDEYGYVTNVYTRPSYRGKGIGSKLMDNVKAWATEKDLEILIVWPSREAVEFYERKGFKSDNDIMELFIRSDD from the coding sequence ATGGAATATAGGATAGCAGGAACAGAAGACTTTATGCAGCTATCGCAGATGAGATGGGATTTTAAGACTGAAAATAAAGAGATTTCAAATTCTATAAACAAAGATATATTTTTAGAAGAATGTTATAAGTTCTTTAAAAGTGGATTAGCAGAAAGGAATTGGACTCATTGGATAGTATTGGATAATAATATAATCGTATCCCATATTTCTATTAATCATATTAGAAAGATTCCGAAGCCCAATAGGATTATTGATGAGTATGGATATGTTACAAATGTTTATACAAGACCGTCATATAGAGGTAAAGGCATTGGTTCTAAGCTTATGGATAATGTAAAGGCTTGGGCAACAGAAAAGGATTTAGAAATATTGATAGTATGGCCAAGCCGTGAAGCAGTTGAGTTTTATGAGAGAAAAGGATTTAAATCGGACAATGATATAATGGAATTGTTTATAAGGTCTGATGATTAG